One region of Hydrogenobaculum sp. Y04AAS1 genomic DNA includes:
- the clpP gene encoding ATP-dependent Clp endopeptidase proteolytic subunit ClpP — protein sequence MSNPKDYQKIIDQLVPIVVEQTPRGERAYDIYSRLLQDRIVILGFPIDDHVANLIVAQLLFLEAQDPEKDIQMYINSPGGSVTAGLAIYDTMQYIKPDVTTICIGQAASMGAVLLAAGTKGKRFALPNARIMIHQPLGGVQGQATDILIHAEEIKRIKHILNTILANATGKNLRQIEKDVDRDYFMSAEEAKNYGLIDKVITKRA from the coding sequence TTGAGCAACCCTAAAGATTATCAGAAGATTATAGATCAACTTGTACCGATAGTAGTTGAACAAACACCTCGTGGTGAAAGAGCCTACGATATATATTCGAGGCTTTTACAAGATCGTATAGTTATACTTGGTTTTCCTATAGATGACCACGTGGCAAACCTTATAGTAGCCCAGCTTTTGTTTTTAGAAGCCCAAGACCCTGAAAAAGATATACAAATGTATATAAACTCCCCTGGTGGTTCTGTTACAGCAGGTCTTGCTATATACGACACTATGCAGTATATAAAGCCTGATGTAACCACTATATGCATAGGACAAGCAGCTTCTATGGGAGCGGTGCTTTTGGCAGCTGGTACAAAAGGAAAAAGGTTTGCGCTTCCAAACGCTCGCATCATGATACACCAACCACTTGGAGGCGTACAAGGTCAAGCTACAGATATACTTATACACGCTGAGGAGATAAAACGTATAAAACACATATTAAATACCATATTGGCAAACGCCACCGGTAAAAACTTAAGACAAATAGAAAAAGATGTGGATAGAGATTACTTTATGTCTGCCGAAGAAGCCAAAAACTATGGGCTTATAGACAAAGTAATCACGAAGAGGGCTTAA
- a CDS encoding trigger factor, producing MAFTITKEEGIFRDFAFDVEGKELEQTYRTILNELKTNAEVDGFRKGKAPEWIIKSKFKNYILEALVEDFAKKAYESAKEMGFDVMDIKINLENSKFSEKEMKLTMEGYIEIFPVIESGKLKDFESVELEIPSFELTDEMVEQTIKYALEDKATLEPKDGPIEEDDYVVIDYTVVDKQDGEKVNQKLSGILKELGLREDLYKEILGKKEQDVIKLENVPIQETEDENTPKVDIEAKIESVKKKAYPELTDELAKELNLGENVQEARENIKKRLQTYLENKKEEAKIEALTKYLLEEYKDITEVSRTEAIRIANLVYEEELNRLNNMFDLSSFDEETLKVIEKSAYDKSIKEGITSAKTRSIFVSYAKKFGIELTDEDIKKYIDEQVEAYKDMLPEHQKDEESLKRLRENIENYFLREDRKSVLIKDILASKAMDKLLEMVKFKENTSLKEENVEQP from the coding sequence ATGGCTTTTACCATAACAAAAGAAGAAGGTATATTTAGAGATTTTGCTTTTGATGTAGAAGGAAAAGAGCTAGAGCAAACTTACAGGACAATCTTAAACGAGCTAAAGACCAATGCAGAGGTAGATGGCTTTAGAAAAGGAAAAGCCCCTGAATGGATTATAAAGAGCAAGTTTAAAAACTACATACTCGAAGCTCTTGTAGAAGATTTTGCCAAGAAAGCCTATGAAAGTGCAAAAGAAATGGGCTTTGATGTTATGGATATAAAAATAAACTTGGAAAATAGCAAATTTTCAGAAAAAGAAATGAAACTCACAATGGAAGGTTATATTGAAATATTCCCAGTCATAGAAAGCGGCAAGCTAAAAGACTTTGAAAGCGTAGAATTAGAAATACCTAGTTTTGAGTTAACAGATGAGATGGTAGAACAAACAATAAAATATGCCCTAGAAGATAAAGCCACGTTGGAGCCAAAAGATGGGCCAATAGAAGAAGATGATTACGTTGTAATAGACTATACCGTTGTAGATAAGCAAGATGGAGAAAAGGTAAATCAAAAACTAAGCGGTATATTGAAAGAGTTAGGCTTAAGAGAAGACCTTTATAAGGAGATTTTAGGGAAAAAAGAACAGGACGTAATCAAGCTAGAAAATGTACCAATCCAAGAAACAGAAGATGAAAACACGCCAAAAGTAGATATAGAAGCAAAGATAGAGTCTGTAAAAAAGAAAGCATATCCAGAACTAACAGATGAATTGGCGAAAGAACTAAACCTTGGAGAAAATGTCCAAGAAGCTAGAGAAAACATAAAGAAAAGACTACAAACCTACTTAGAAAACAAAAAAGAAGAAGCAAAGATAGAAGCTCTTACCAAATACTTATTAGAAGAGTACAAAGATATAACCGAAGTATCAAGAACAGAAGCTATAAGAATTGCCAACTTGGTCTACGAAGAGGAGCTAAACAGATTAAACAACATGTTTGATTTGAGCTCCTTTGATGAAGAAACGTTAAAAGTTATAGAAAAATCGGCGTACGATAAGTCTATAAAAGAAGGTATCACAAGCGCTAAAACTCGCTCAATATTTGTATCTTACGCTAAAAAATTTGGCATAGAACTAACAGATGAAGATATAAAGAAATATATAGACGAACAAGTAGAAGCTTACAAAGACATGCTACCAGAACATCAGAAAGATGAGGAGTCTTTAAAAAGATTGAGAGAGAACATAGAAAACTACTTTTTAAGAGAAGACAGGAAGTCTGTGCTTATAAAAGATATACTTGCTTCTAAAGCTATGGACAAACTTTTAGAAATGGTTAAATTTAAAGAGAATACATCTTTAAAGGAGGAAAACGTTGAGCAACCCTAA
- a CDS encoding Rid family detoxifying hydrolase, which produces MKKEIFTPKAPKPLGPYSQAILINNMLFVSGSIGIDEAGNLKPDIVSQTKQCLSNIQHILQEAGFNLEDVVKTTIYLTHLENFAVINAIYEEFFTNAPTKPARSTVEVSSLPKGALIEIDVIAIKA; this is translated from the coding sequence ATGAAAAAAGAAATATTTACACCAAAAGCCCCAAAACCTTTGGGGCCTTATTCCCAAGCGATACTTATAAACAACATGCTTTTTGTATCCGGTAGCATAGGTATAGATGAAGCGGGTAATCTAAAACCAGACATAGTATCCCAAACAAAACAATGTCTTTCAAACATACAACACATACTTCAAGAAGCGGGTTTTAATTTAGAAGATGTGGTAAAAACTACCATATACCTAACTCATTTAGAAAATTTTGCGGTGATAAACGCTATTTACGAAGAGTTTTTTACAAACGCCCCTACAAAACCAGCGCGCTCTACGGTAGAAGTATCTTCTCTACCAAAAGGTGCCTTGATAGAAATTGATGTTATAGCAATAAAAGCCTAA
- the ftsZ gene encoding cell division protein FtsZ encodes MDFINPTKIKVFGVGGGGCNAVNRMYLDGIENVELYALNTDIQHLSTLGVPNKLQIGEKITRGLGAGARPEVGEQAALEDLDKVKEILRDTDMLFIAVGLGGGTGTGAAPVIAQAAKEMNILTVCVCTKPFNFEGPKRAQAAEEGLQKIKDVCDTYIVIHNQRLHDIADRNLTIGNAFKMVDDILSQAVRGITNIVTTPALINVDFADVKTIMQDGGLSLIGIGTSKNSDKLDAAVEQAMHSPLLEGNSIKGSKRLMVTLWINQDTPFTEIESSIAKIREEADDNALIIFGAVVLNENEGQNTKVAIVATDFEENVKAQQGLKVIKTQDREPKKEEKPRVVEPQAQEEEDLPAYLRRKRKI; translated from the coding sequence ATGGATTTTATAAATCCTACAAAGATTAAAGTGTTTGGCGTAGGCGGCGGTGGTTGCAACGCTGTTAATAGAATGTATCTTGATGGTATAGAAAATGTTGAATTGTATGCTTTAAATACAGATATACAACACCTTAGCACGTTGGGTGTTCCAAACAAACTACAAATAGGTGAAAAAATAACTAGAGGTCTAGGAGCCGGCGCAAGACCAGAAGTAGGAGAACAAGCGGCTTTAGAAGATTTGGATAAGGTAAAAGAAATATTAAGAGATACCGATATGCTATTTATAGCGGTAGGTCTTGGAGGTGGCACAGGCACAGGAGCAGCTCCTGTTATAGCCCAAGCGGCAAAAGAGATGAACATACTTACGGTATGCGTATGCACAAAGCCCTTCAACTTTGAAGGTCCCAAAAGAGCTCAGGCAGCAGAAGAAGGATTACAAAAAATAAAAGATGTATGCGATACATATATTGTGATACACAATCAAAGACTTCACGATATAGCCGATAGAAACCTCACAATAGGAAACGCTTTCAAAATGGTAGACGATATACTATCTCAAGCAGTCAGAGGTATAACAAACATAGTAACCACACCGGCTTTAATAAACGTAGACTTTGCAGACGTAAAAACGATAATGCAAGACGGAGGATTATCTTTAATAGGTATAGGTACATCCAAAAATAGCGATAAGTTAGATGCCGCCGTAGAACAAGCTATGCACAGTCCGCTGTTGGAAGGAAACTCTATAAAAGGATCCAAGAGACTTATGGTAACACTTTGGATAAATCAAGACACGCCATTTACAGAAATAGAATCCTCTATAGCAAAGATAAGAGAAGAAGCCGACGACAACGCACTTATTATATTTGGTGCTGTTGTGTTAAATGAAAACGAAGGTCAAAATACAAAAGTGGCTATAGTAGCCACTGATTTTGAAGAAAATGTAAAAGCCCAGCAGGGTTTAAAGGTTATAAAAACCCAAGATAGAGAACCAAAAAAAGAAGAAAAACCAAGAGTCGTAGAACCGCAAGCTCAGGAAGAAGAAGACTTACCGGCTTACCTTAGAAGAAAAAGAAAGATATGA
- a CDS encoding ABC transporter ATP-binding protein/permease: MDSNISKLDKTFWKDFWHILKPYWLHSEEKKKAWLLFFVIIFLNLFQVFLNVLFTKWYKVFYDALQHFDEKGFWKALLEFSILATLFIVSAVYATYLQQMLQIKWRAWLTSHYINKWVSNKKFYHMQVIEQNTDNPDQRIADDVNAFISQSLGLFLGLMSSVVTFFSFVGMLWIISGPISFNAFHIKITIPAYMVWAAIIYAILGTYITAKIGKPLVKLNFDQQMFEANFRFALIRIRENSESVALLNAEEKEHQNLMDTFRYVFQNYWQIMVRLKMLGWFTSGYNQIAIIFPILVAAPRFFAKKIQLGDVMQIASAFGQVQSSLSFIVNSYASIAAWYSVVDRLRTFEKNIKAIETSQNQSKITILPSQDGLTIEHLSIKIPYSEKFIVKNLNLNVDKKEHTIIMGPSGVGKSTLIRAIAGIWPFGEGTIKLPQNHMFLPQKPYFPYGSLREILLYPSTDGKAVSNEYLEELLNIVGLSYLSKDLNTKNLWSQVLSPGEQQNLNIARVLLHSPDWLFMDESTSALNEEKELHLYSLLLEKLKNLTIISVAHRKSLEDFHLKKLILKENAQYEITYIQKSIRSI, from the coding sequence ATGGACAGTAATATAAGTAAACTGGATAAGACTTTCTGGAAAGATTTCTGGCATATATTAAAACCCTATTGGCTTCATTCGGAAGAAAAGAAAAAAGCTTGGCTTTTGTTTTTTGTGATAATTTTTTTAAATCTTTTCCAAGTATTTTTAAATGTGCTTTTTACAAAATGGTATAAAGTTTTTTACGATGCATTGCAACACTTTGATGAAAAAGGCTTTTGGAAAGCGCTTTTAGAGTTTAGCATCTTAGCAACGCTTTTTATAGTATCGGCAGTCTATGCTACATATCTTCAACAGATGCTTCAGATAAAATGGAGAGCTTGGCTCACATCACACTACATAAACAAATGGGTAAGCAATAAAAAGTTTTACCACATGCAAGTTATAGAACAAAACACCGATAACCCAGACCAACGTATAGCAGATGACGTAAATGCCTTTATAAGCCAAAGCTTAGGACTATTTTTGGGACTAATGAGCTCGGTGGTAACGTTTTTCTCATTTGTCGGAATGCTTTGGATCATATCTGGTCCTATAAGTTTTAATGCTTTTCATATTAAAATCACAATACCAGCTTATATGGTTTGGGCAGCGATTATATACGCTATATTAGGGACTTATATAACCGCCAAAATCGGTAAACCTCTAGTGAAACTAAACTTTGACCAACAAATGTTTGAAGCAAACTTTAGATTTGCTTTGATAAGAATAAGAGAAAATTCAGAATCTGTAGCTCTTTTAAACGCGGAAGAAAAAGAGCATCAAAACCTCATGGATACATTTAGATACGTATTTCAAAACTATTGGCAAATCATGGTAAGGCTAAAAATGCTTGGATGGTTTACATCTGGATACAATCAAATAGCCATTATATTCCCGATACTCGTAGCAGCTCCGAGGTTTTTTGCCAAAAAAATACAGCTTGGTGACGTGATGCAAATAGCTAGCGCTTTTGGTCAAGTGCAATCGTCTTTATCTTTTATAGTAAATTCTTACGCTTCAATAGCCGCTTGGTATTCGGTGGTAGACAGGCTTAGGACTTTTGAGAAAAATATAAAAGCTATAGAAACTTCTCAAAATCAAAGCAAGATAACTATTTTGCCAAGCCAAGATGGACTAACAATAGAACATTTAAGTATAAAGATACCTTATTCTGAGAAGTTTATCGTAAAAAATCTAAACCTTAATGTAGATAAAAAAGAACATACTATAATAATGGGACCCTCTGGTGTCGGTAAATCTACTCTCATAAGAGCAATAGCCGGCATTTGGCCCTTTGGAGAAGGAACCATAAAACTGCCGCAAAACCATATGTTTTTACCGCAAAAACCTTATTTTCCATATGGAAGTCTAAGGGAGATACTTTTATACCCATCTACAGATGGCAAAGCTGTGTCAAATGAATATTTGGAAGAACTTTTAAACATAGTGGGTCTTTCTTACCTTTCAAAGGATTTAAACACAAAAAATCTATGGTCTCAGGTGCTTTCTCCCGGTGAACAGCAAAACCTCAACATAGCAAGGGTATTGCTTCATTCACCGGATTGGCTTTTTATGGATGAATCCACAAGTGCCTTAAACGAAGAAAAAGAACTACACCTTTATAGCCTTTTATTAGAAAAGCTTAAAAACCTAACGATAATAAGCGTTGCTCATCGTAAATCTTTGGAAGATTTTCACCTTAAAAAACTGATTTTGAAAGAAAACGCTCAATACGAGATAACGTATATTCAAAAATCTATAAGATCTATTTAA
- the flgA gene encoding flagellar basal body P-ring formation chaperone FlgA produces the protein MLFLSFCGFSENITFSQKYIENLVKSQIKKEYHDNIRVDSVNCFVYKPFEVDSKDISVNLRVPPLSPVAYATININSNNVLQRTYNAMVYIEWRVPVIVAKKLITRGQIITKDDIKSAVKYIRFVPQNLVVSKRQVIGATALQNIGIGEPIRTSMISMVPIIRYGDIVRVIYDNGYIRITTKAKAMQNGYLGKFVRLQPLGNQKTFIVGKVIDKDTVLISPNSY, from the coding sequence TTGCTTTTTTTATCGTTTTGTGGCTTTTCAGAAAATATAACATTTAGCCAAAAATATATTGAAAATCTTGTTAAAAGCCAAATAAAAAAAGAGTACCATGATAACATAAGAGTAGATTCGGTAAACTGCTTTGTATATAAGCCATTTGAAGTAGACTCAAAAGATATATCTGTAAATCTCAGAGTACCGCCCCTTAGCCCGGTGGCTTACGCTACGATAAATATAAACTCAAATAACGTGCTTCAAAGAACCTACAATGCCATGGTATATATAGAATGGAGAGTGCCTGTTATAGTGGCAAAAAAACTCATCACCAGAGGACAGATTATTACAAAAGACGACATCAAGAGCGCCGTAAAGTATATAAGGTTTGTACCTCAAAACTTGGTTGTATCAAAGCGTCAAGTGATAGGGGCTACAGCTTTGCAAAATATAGGCATAGGAGAGCCCATAAGAACTTCTATGATAAGCATGGTGCCTATTATACGTTACGGAGATATAGTAAGAGTTATATACGACAACGGCTATATAAGGATTACCACAAAGGCTAAAGCAATGCAAAACGGATATCTTGGCAAATTTGTAAGACTGCAACCTCTAGGCAACCAAAAAACTTTTATCGTCGGCAAAGTTATAGACAAAGATACTGTCCTTATAAGCCCAAATTCATATTAA
- the flgG gene encoding flagellar basal-body rod protein FlgG, translated as MFRAMWTSAAGMTAQQQNLDVISNNMANVDTVGYKQLQPVFDDLIYQTVKDPGMETSQNSQNPIGYQLGLGAYIDGTYGIFTQGNVQQTGNPLDVAIQGNGFFQVAMPDGTIAYTRNGQLQLDANGDLVTADGYLIQPQITVPPNATSVNIGPDGTVAVTIPGQQGVQTVGQLQMANFVNPAGLKRIGNNLFEQTQASGNPIVSNPGTQGLGTLLSGYTEASNVNIVNEMVNLIIAENAYQFNSKGITAANTMLSTAANLYTG; from the coding sequence ATGTTTAGAGCTATGTGGACATCGGCGGCTGGTATGACAGCTCAACAACAAAACCTTGATGTTATATCAAACAACATGGCAAATGTAGATACGGTAGGCTATAAACAGCTTCAACCTGTATTTGACGATCTTATATACCAAACTGTAAAAGATCCTGGCATGGAAACATCTCAAAACTCACAAAACCCCATAGGATATCAACTTGGGCTTGGTGCTTACATAGATGGAACTTACGGTATATTTACTCAAGGAAACGTCCAGCAAACTGGTAATCCCCTTGATGTGGCTATACAAGGAAACGGGTTTTTCCAAGTGGCTATGCCAGATGGTACTATAGCCTATACAAGAAATGGACAACTTCAATTAGATGCCAATGGAGATTTGGTAACAGCAGATGGATATCTCATCCAACCTCAAATTACGGTACCTCCAAACGCAACCTCTGTAAACATAGGTCCGGATGGCACGGTGGCTGTTACAATACCGGGACAGCAAGGGGTCCAAACTGTAGGGCAGCTTCAAATGGCAAATTTTGTAAATCCAGCCGGTTTAAAGCGTATAGGCAACAACCTGTTTGAACAAACCCAAGCTTCTGGAAATCCAATAGTATCAAACCCTGGTACTCAAGGACTTGGCACTCTTTTATCAGGTTACACAGAAGCTTCAAATGTAAACATAGTAAACGAAATGGTAAATCTCATCATAGCAGAAAACGCTTACCAATTTAACTCAAAAGGGATTACAGCAGCAAACACTATGCTTTCTACTGCGGCAAACCTATACACAGGTTAA
- a CDS encoding prepilin-type N-terminal cleavage/methylation domain-containing protein, whose amino-acid sequence MFVNSKSKAFTITEMLVAIAMSVVLMLALFELYESTQKIFFNTNSISGAEENAYNAYVVMQKYFDRGGVGVPSNTNNTNGGYPPPAPSYISISSGSCSWQTCPCDSISFYGSLYGFGMVQNIDSNSNADVISCRLSDTNPSGSTAYYYLIRGGSFYYSNSSNTTPDIFTINISPNNVSCIYTTASNATIYNDTIYDTTTGQNLSLSPGDVLYSVPYQISFFCQPNPSDNNNNWLYLQTINEATGTTNTQPIVPVQSLSFSAYPQGCIATNSCNMIEAIIGVNSQAKNASGGITSITFSFDFYK is encoded by the coding sequence ATGTTTGTCAATTCTAAGTCTAAGGCTTTTACCATAACAGAGATGCTTGTAGCAATAGCTATGAGCGTAGTCCTTATGCTAGCACTTTTTGAGCTTTACGAATCCACTCAAAAGATTTTCTTTAACACAAACTCAATCTCAGGAGCAGAGGAAAATGCTTACAACGCTTACGTGGTAATGCAAAAATATTTTGATAGAGGTGGTGTAGGAGTACCATCAAATACAAACAATACAAATGGAGGATATCCACCACCAGCACCAAGCTATATATCCATATCTTCAGGAAGCTGTTCGTGGCAGACTTGTCCTTGTGATAGCATAAGTTTCTACGGTAGTTTGTATGGTTTTGGTATGGTGCAAAATATAGACAGCAATTCCAATGCAGATGTTATAAGCTGTAGACTTTCAGATACAAATCCAAGTGGTAGCACTGCATACTATTATCTAATTAGGGGTGGAAGCTTTTACTATTCCAATTCTTCCAATACGACCCCTGATATATTTACAATAAACATATCTCCAAACAACGTATCTTGCATATATACCACAGCTTCAAATGCTACAATATATAACGATACTATATACGATACTACTACAGGCCAAAATCTAAGTTTAAGCCCAGGAGATGTGCTTTACTCAGTTCCCTATCAAATATCATTTTTTTGCCAGCCAAATCCAAGTGATAACAACAACAATTGGCTTTATTTACAAACTATTAACGAAGCCACTGGTACCACCAATACGCAGCCAATAGTCCCAGTTCAAAGCCTTAGCTTTAGTGCATATCCGCAAGGCTGCATTGCTACAAACTCATGTAATATGATAGAGGCTATCATAGGCGTAAATTCTCAAGCTAAAAATGCCTCTGGAGGTATAACTTCTATAACTTTTAGTTTTGATTTTTACAAGTAG
- the argH gene encoding argininosuccinate lyase, giving the protein MSKAWSGRFKEDTSKDVELFTESISFDKALAMYDLEQDFAHLEALLKAGVISKDSYENIKSGLKKIKQEIEKNEFYFDISKEDIHMNIESRLYELIGEDAKKLHTGRSRNDQVNTDLRLYLKDHILKIFELLKALKQQLVLKAKEYEDLIMPGYTHLQRAQPVLVAHYLLSFKEAFLRDSQRLIDAYRRIDTLTLGSGALAGADFPLDRFLEASILNFSKISRNSMDAVADRDFAIEYMFCLSSIAMHLSRMAEDFIIFNTEEFKFIDLPDSLCTGSSIMPQKKNPDVLELIRGKAGRVYANLINLMVNLKGLPMTYNRDLQEDKEPIFDATNTILNSLKMMILIIKDIRFRQNIEAGNLLLATDLANYLVEKNIPFREAHHIVGNIVAYAIENQKPLESLTKEELNNFSKAFDKDAKDIISKESSILRKKTYGSTNKDFVKKQIDLSSSEESIDKNL; this is encoded by the coding sequence ATGAGCAAAGCGTGGTCTGGAAGGTTTAAAGAAGATACATCAAAAGACGTAGAACTTTTTACAGAATCTATAAGCTTTGATAAAGCCTTAGCAATGTATGATCTAGAGCAAGATTTTGCACACTTAGAAGCTCTTTTAAAAGCAGGTGTCATATCAAAAGACTCTTACGAAAATATAAAAAGTGGTCTAAAGAAGATAAAACAAGAGATAGAAAAAAACGAGTTTTATTTTGATATATCAAAAGAAGATATACATATGAATATAGAAAGTAGGTTGTATGAACTAATAGGAGAAGATGCCAAAAAACTACACACCGGAAGATCAAGAAACGATCAAGTAAACACAGATTTAAGACTTTATTTAAAAGACCATATTCTAAAGATTTTTGAGCTTTTAAAAGCACTAAAACAACAGCTTGTCTTAAAAGCAAAAGAGTATGAAGATCTTATAATGCCAGGATACACGCACTTACAAAGGGCTCAGCCGGTATTGGTGGCTCATTATCTTCTTTCTTTTAAAGAGGCTTTTTTAAGAGACTCTCAAAGACTTATAGATGCTTACAGAAGGATAGATACTCTAACCCTTGGAAGCGGTGCTTTGGCAGGGGCAGATTTTCCACTAGATAGGTTTTTAGAAGCAAGTATTTTGAACTTTTCTAAAATCTCAAGAAACTCAATGGATGCTGTAGCAGATAGAGATTTTGCCATAGAATACATGTTTTGCCTTAGTTCTATAGCGATGCATCTTTCTAGGATGGCAGAGGATTTTATTATATTTAACACAGAAGAGTTTAAATTTATAGATTTACCAGATAGTCTTTGCACAGGAAGCTCCATCATGCCTCAAAAGAAAAACCCAGATGTTTTAGAGCTTATAAGAGGAAAAGCTGGAAGAGTTTACGCAAACCTTATAAATCTTATGGTAAACCTAAAAGGGCTTCCAATGACTTACAACAGGGACCTTCAAGAGGACAAAGAGCCTATTTTTGACGCCACAAACACCATCTTAAACAGCTTAAAAATGATGATATTGATTATAAAAGATATAAGGTTTAGACAAAATATAGAAGCGGGAAACCTTCTTTTAGCCACAGATTTGGCAAACTATCTTGTAGAAAAAAATATACCTTTTAGAGAAGCTCATCACATAGTAGGTAATATCGTAGCTTACGCCATAGAAAACCAAAAACCCTTAGAATCTCTAACCAAAGAAGAACTAAACAACTTCTCAAAAGCTTTTGACAAAGACGCAAAAGATATAATTTCCAAAGAATCTTCTATCTTAAGAAAAAAAACCTATGGCAGCACAAACAAAGATTTTGTAAAAAAACAGATAGATTTATCCTCTTCAGAAGAAAGCATAGACAAAAATTTATAA